The genomic interval AGCCGTAGCCAGACATCGCCATATTGACCGCGACCGCCGGATTGCCGTTTATATTTCCCTTGCGCTTCTGCTTTAGTCCGAATCGTTTCTCGATATGCAATTTTTGGCGGAGTTAATTCTGCATCAACGCCAAACTTTGTTTTCATTCGGTCTAGAACAATATTTAAATGTAAATCGCCCATGCCAGAAATAATCGTCTGTCGGGTTTCCGTATCTCGCCGAACTGATAAGGTCTGGTCTTCTTCCGTCAACCGATGAATCGCATTGCTGATTTTCTCTTCATCGCCCTGCGTTTTCGCTTCAATGGCCATCATAATTACCGGGTCTGGAAACTTCGTTGCTGGCAACATTATCGGATGTTCCCGGTCAGCGAACGTATCCGAAGTTGTCGTTACGGCAAGTTTCGAACAGGCAGCAATATCACCGGCAACCACTTTATGCACCACCGCATGCTGCTTCCCCATAACCCAGAATAAATTCGCTATTTTCTCATCTTTTCCTTTATTAACATTATACACGATTGAATCTGATTTCAAGATACCGGAATATACTCGAATAAAACTTAACCGCCCAGCAAAAGGGTCAACGATGGTTTTATAGACAAACGCACATAACGGCGCGTCGGATTTGCAAGGTCGTTCCTCTTCTTTTTTACTCTCGGGGTTAATTCCTTTTACTGGCGGCATTTCCGCCGGTGAAGGAAGATAATCAACAATAAAATCTAATAGGGTAGCGACGCCCGTTGTCTGCACCGCAGCACCACATAAGACTGGAATGAATTTCCGTTGTCGAATCCCGATAACCAATCCTTTTTGAATTTCTTCTGGCGTTAGTGCTTGTCCATCAAGATATTTCATAGTTAACTCATCATCAGCTTCCGCTGCTGCTTCGATTAACTTCTCTTTATATTCTTGCGCTTGTACCATCAGGTCAGCGGGAATCTCTGCTTCTTTTATTTTTCCATTCTCGTTCAACTCCGCTTTCATTTTCAGCAAATTTATTACACCACGGAACCCTTGTTCTTTTCCGATTGGCAAAGAGATCGGCACCGTGTTCATTTTAAACGTTTCACTAATCGAATGAATTGCACTGAAAAAATCTGCGCGTTCGCGGTCCATTTTCGTGATAAACGCTATTCGTGGAATCGCATATTCATCCGCATACGCCCAAACTTTTTCCGTCTCAACTTCAACTCCGGACGATGCATTGATCACCACGAGCGCAGTATCCGCGACCCGCATACTGCCTTTCACCTCGCCAATAAAATCCGCATATCCCGGAGTATCAATAATATTTATTTTGGTTTTTTTCCAATCACACGGCGCTAACGTCGCATTAATGGTTATTTTCCGTTTAATTTCATCCGGGTCGAAATCGGTCGTGGTGGTTCCTTCATCAACTTTACCCAAGCGGGTTATCGCACCAGAAACGAACAGCATTGCTTCCGTAAGCGAAGTTTTACCTGTCCCGTTATGTCCAACAACAACGATATTACGTATCTGTTCCGTAGCATATTCTTTTACATTCATTCTAAAACTCCTGTATTAGACCAAATAAAGTTTTTTATTGAGTTTGATAAAAGTTGTTAGTTTTATTCATGTAAACTCTACATATGTCCTCT from bacterium carries:
- the fusA gene encoding elongation factor G — translated: MNVKEYATEQIRNIVVVGHNGTGKTSLTEAMLFVSGAITRLGKVDEGTTTTDFDPDEIKRKITINATLAPCDWKKTKINIIDTPGYADFIGEVKGSMRVADTALVVINASSGVEVETEKVWAYADEYAIPRIAFITKMDRERADFFSAIHSISETFKMNTVPISLPIGKEQGFRGVINLLKMKAELNENGKIKEAEIPADLMVQAQEYKEKLIEAAAEADDELTMKYLDGQALTPEEIQKGLVIGIRQRKFIPVLCGAAVQTTGVATLLDFIVDYLPSPAEMPPVKGINPESKKEEERPCKSDAPLCAFVYKTIVDPFAGRLSFIRVYSGILKSDSIVYNVNKGKDEKIANLFWVMGKQHAVVHKVVAGDIAACSKLAVTTTSDTFADREHPIMLPATKFPDPVIMMAIEAKTQGDEEKISNAIHRLTEEDQTLSVRRDTETRQTIISGMGDLHLNIVLDRMKTKFGVDAELTPPKIAYRETIRTKAEAQGKYKRQSGGRGQYGDVWLRLEPLPRGKGYEFVNEIFGGVVPSKYIPSVEKGLQEALQKGVLSGSPVTDLRITLYDGSYHEVDSSDMAFKIAASIGFKKAMELAKPVILEPIVEVEVTVPEQYMGDIIGDINAKRGQIMGVDSKNGKQVIKALVPLAEMSRYAIDLRSIARGRGSYTMKFSHYQETPPEVSQKIIAARKPEAAEEEET